A genomic region of Vitreoscilla filiformis contains the following coding sequences:
- a CDS encoding terminase large subunit domain-containing protein: MTHPAQIPAPLSLLAPGAADDAPPPVLLAYQQRWLEDSAQLKVMEKSRRTGMTWAEAADNVLIAASEGGSNVFYISANHDMAREYIEAVAMWAKAFSYVASQIGEGIFDDGKDPTSGQQRLIKTYEVSFPATGRRIVALSSRPNNLRGKQGVIVIDEAAFAPDLAALLKAALAMLLWGDKVRIISTHDGADNPFNELIQDIRAGKRGPPTQANVHRVTFDEAVEAGLYKRVCLRKGLTYTPEAEKAWADGARKLYGDGAAEELDVIPSNSGSRYLSLELISQRMTAPWPAAPTGPVIIRKRWGDGFAFLPEDVRTHAVAGWLAEFVTPHLRRLNPQRPHALGQDFARSGHLSVIAVGEEGADLIKRVRLVLELGNAPFSVQRQILWHIIDHLPRWRGAALDASGNGSEHAEAAAQRYGAMLVEGVKFTAQFYLANMPKLKAGLEDGTLDGIPRDEHLRDDLRSFALDKRGVPVLPEETMQSAGARAAAAEGGGKGQKRHGDFAIALLLLVYAFAREVGEIDFIPLPATASAWAEQPEERRRDGPGNEDDWHAFDLDRERI; the protein is encoded by the coding sequence ATGACCCATCCCGCCCAGATCCCCGCCCCGCTGTCCCTGCTCGCCCCCGGCGCCGCTGATGATGCCCCACCACCCGTGCTGCTGGCCTACCAGCAGCGCTGGCTGGAAGACTCGGCGCAGCTCAAGGTCATGGAGAAAAGCCGCCGCACGGGGATGACCTGGGCAGAAGCGGCCGACAACGTGCTGATTGCTGCCAGCGAGGGGGGGAGCAACGTGTTTTACATCTCCGCCAACCACGACATGGCGCGGGAGTACATCGAAGCCGTGGCCATGTGGGCCAAGGCGTTCAGCTATGTGGCCAGCCAAATCGGCGAGGGCATCTTTGACGACGGCAAAGACCCCACTTCCGGCCAGCAGCGACTGATCAAAACCTATGAGGTGAGCTTCCCGGCCACCGGGCGGCGCATCGTGGCGCTGTCCAGCCGCCCCAACAACCTACGCGGTAAGCAGGGCGTGATCGTCATCGATGAGGCCGCATTTGCCCCCGACCTGGCCGCACTGCTCAAAGCCGCGCTGGCCATGCTGTTGTGGGGCGATAAGGTGCGCATCATCAGCACGCATGACGGGGCAGATAACCCGTTCAACGAGTTGATCCAAGACATCCGCGCGGGCAAGCGTGGGCCCCCCACACAAGCCAATGTCCACCGCGTCACGTTTGACGAGGCAGTGGAAGCGGGCCTATACAAGCGCGTGTGCCTGCGCAAAGGCCTGACCTACACCCCAGAGGCCGAAAAGGCGTGGGCCGATGGAGCCCGCAAGCTGTACGGCGATGGCGCCGCCGAGGAGCTGGACGTGATCCCCAGCAACAGCGGCAGCCGCTACCTCAGTCTGGAACTCATCAGCCAGCGCATGACCGCACCGTGGCCCGCTGCGCCCACCGGCCCGGTGATCATCCGCAAACGCTGGGGCGATGGGTTTGCCTTCCTCCCCGAGGATGTGCGCACCCACGCAGTGGCCGGCTGGCTGGCCGAGTTTGTCACCCCGCACCTACGCCGCCTGAATCCGCAACGCCCCCATGCCCTGGGGCAAGACTTTGCGCGCAGTGGTCACTTGAGCGTCATCGCGGTGGGTGAAGAGGGCGCCGACCTCATCAAGCGCGTGCGCCTGGTGCTGGAGCTGGGCAACGCGCCGTTTTCGGTGCAACGGCAAATCCTCTGGCACATCATCGACCACCTGCCGCGCTGGCGCGGTGCGGCGCTGGATGCCTCGGGCAACGGCTCGGAGCACGCCGAGGCCGCTGCGCAGCGTTACGGCGCCATGTTGGTGGAGGGTGTGAAGTTCACCGCCCAGTTCTACCTGGCCAACATGCCTAAGCTCAAAGCGGGCCTGGAGGATGGGACGCTGGACGGCATCCCCCGCGATGAGCACCTGCGCGATGACCTGCGCAGCTTCGCGCTGGACAAACGCGGCGTGCCCGTGTTGCCCGAGGAAACGATGCAAAGCGCCGGCGCCCGCGCCGCTGCGGCCGAAGGCGGTGGCAAGGGCCAAAAGCGTCACGGCGACTTTGCCATTGCGCTGCTGCTGCTGGTGTACGCCTTTGCCCGCGAGGTGGGCGAGATCGACTTCATCCCGCTGCCGGCTACCGCTAGCGCCTGGGCAGAACAGCCCGAAGAGCGCCGCCGCGATGGCCCAGGCAATGAAGACGACTGGCACGCCTTTGATCTTGACCGAGAGCGGATTTAG
- a CDS encoding phage protein Gp27 family protein: MPPVGKIAKLPGDIRKWLHQTLVDRAFGDITGVTDELRDMLKQAGISMSIGRSTVGDESARIKRAAEAIKAATEATRLIAETARDDEDTRSEAALALVQTDVFETLMVVRESEAEKDPAARLKLLDKAALTLTRTSRARVAQARWRQEVEERAKAAADAVAKITKTGGLTPEQQNEIRARILGITKVPAKTAGA, translated from the coding sequence ATGCCGCCCGTGGGGAAGATTGCCAAGCTGCCCGGTGACATCCGCAAGTGGCTGCACCAGACGCTGGTGGATCGCGCCTTTGGCGACATCACCGGCGTGACCGATGAGCTGCGCGATATGCTCAAGCAGGCCGGCATCAGCATGAGCATCGGCCGCAGCACAGTGGGGGATGAAAGCGCCCGGATCAAGCGAGCTGCCGAGGCCATCAAGGCCGCCACCGAAGCCACCCGGCTGATTGCAGAGACGGCCCGTGATGACGAGGACACGCGCTCAGAGGCTGCGTTGGCACTGGTGCAAACCGATGTCTTTGAAACGTTGATGGTTGTGCGCGAAAGCGAAGCCGAGAAAGACCCAGCGGCCCGGCTCAAGCTGTTGGACAAAGCGGCGTTGACGCTCACGCGCACAAGCCGTGCACGGGTAGCGCAGGCCCGCTGGCGGCAGGAGGTTGAAGAGCGCGCCAAGGCCGCCGCCGATGCCGTGGCCAAGATCACCAAGACCGGTGGGCTGACGCCGGAGCAGCAAAACGAGATCCGCGCCCGCATCCTGGGCATCACCAAAGTGCCGGCCAAGACGGCTGGGGCGTGA
- a CDS encoding VpaChn25_0724 family phage protein, which yields MKPYAQVQTEDRRLVLLRALAAASQYRANALLLRRYCDAVGHTVSADAVATDLAWLAEQGLATTEQPQGVLVATLTQRGLDVAEGRAKVPGVAAPMPGA from the coding sequence ATGAAACCCTACGCCCAAGTGCAAACCGAAGACCGCCGCCTGGTGCTGCTGCGCGCCCTGGCTGCGGCCTCTCAGTACCGCGCCAACGCGCTGCTGCTGCGCCGTTACTGTGACGCGGTGGGACACACCGTCAGCGCCGATGCCGTGGCCACCGATCTGGCATGGCTGGCTGAGCAAGGCCTGGCCACCACCGAGCAGCCCCAGGGCGTGCTGGTGGCGACACTCACCCAGCGCGGGCTGGATGTGGCCGAAGGCCGGGCCAAAGTGCCCGGCGTGGCCGCACCAATGCCGGGGGCGTGA
- a CDS encoding helix-turn-helix domain-containing protein, with amino-acid sequence MSVGSRLIEERKRLGMSQVAFYEACGVSKKAQFNFENDDNLPGGAYLIAAAELGVDVLYVLTGRRGTPSVAGPVLRDGEAELLEGYRALDARGRLSVKAFIAGVPSGGMSGQSNGGHVIQGSSNVVISHTAPTPIRRRAKVSEK; translated from the coding sequence ATGAGTGTTGGAAGTCGTTTGATCGAAGAGCGAAAACGCCTTGGGATGTCTCAAGTAGCGTTTTATGAGGCTTGTGGGGTGTCAAAGAAGGCGCAGTTCAACTTTGAGAACGATGACAACCTGCCAGGCGGTGCGTACCTCATCGCAGCAGCGGAGCTTGGTGTCGATGTGCTCTATGTGCTGACAGGGAGGCGAGGAACGCCATCTGTTGCCGGCCCTGTTCTGCGTGATGGTGAAGCAGAACTGCTTGAGGGTTATAGGGCGCTGGATGCAAGGGGACGATTGAGCGTCAAGGCTTTTATTGCAGGAGTTCCATCAGGCGGTATGAGCGGGCAATCTAACGGTGGCCATGTCATCCAAGGGAGTAGCAATGTGGTAATAAGCCATACAGCTCCGACGCCTATACGGCGGCGGGCGAAAGTATCTGAAAAATAA
- a CDS encoding DNA-binding protein — protein MSTATKTTQWLKPPQAARAEFEAKGVSISAWAAEHKVSRSLVYEILAGRKPCHRGQSHRIAVLLGMKAGELTRSVCAVNAPAYQRPATASGRQATT, from the coding sequence ATGAGCACCGCCACCAAAACCACCCAATGGCTCAAGCCGCCCCAGGCGGCGCGCGCCGAATTTGAGGCCAAGGGCGTCTCCATTTCCGCCTGGGCTGCTGAGCACAAAGTCAGCCGTAGCTTGGTTTACGAAATCCTGGCAGGACGCAAGCCCTGCCACCGGGGCCAAAGCCACCGCATTGCCGTGTTGCTGGGTATGAAGGCCGGCGAGCTGACGCGCAGCGTGTGTGCCGTCAACGCCCCGGCCTACCAACGCCCTGCCACGGCGTCGGGCCGCCAAGCCACGACGTAG
- a CDS encoding KilA-N domain-containing protein, whose product MNDLSILNTAIRRDSAGRYCLNDLHKAAGNNNRHRPSLWLANKATKAQLAVLESEARIPALRAEDVSQGDTQISGVTFQSKAGIPALPISDQRGGQYESRGTFVCKELVYSYAMWISPEFFLKVVRAYDALMTGNYVKPLTQAEKYWFSRRPHWQDVRRLVFDGHTYAQVGQMLKRSATSVGYAIRRMIAVGLINPVEFIRLRYFPETAERLIAGNKQMCLNWGVAQ is encoded by the coding sequence ATGAACGACCTCTCCATCCTCAACACCGCGATCCGCCGCGATAGCGCCGGGCGCTACTGCCTGAACGACTTGCACAAGGCGGCAGGCAACAACAACCGGCATCGCCCTTCGCTGTGGCTGGCGAACAAGGCGACGAAAGCACAGCTTGCTGTGCTGGAAAGTGAAGCCCGAATTCCTGCTTTACGTGCAGAAGATGTTTCGCAAGGTGATACCCAAATTTCGGGTGTCACTTTCCAAAGTAAAGCAGGAATTCCTGCTTTACCCATCAGCGACCAACGAGGTGGGCAATACGAGTCACGCGGCACGTTTGTGTGCAAAGAGCTGGTCTACAGCTACGCCATGTGGATCAGCCCCGAGTTCTTCCTCAAGGTGGTGCGCGCCTACGACGCCCTGATGACCGGCAACTACGTCAAGCCACTGACGCAAGCCGAGAAGTATTGGTTCAGCCGCCGCCCGCACTGGCAAGACGTGCGCCGCCTGGTGTTCGACGGCCACACCTACGCCCAGGTGGGGCAGATGCTCAAACGCAGCGCCACCAGCGTGGGCTACGCCATCCGCCGAATGATCGCTGTGGGCCTCATCAACCCGGTGGAGTTCATCCGCCTGCGCTACTTCCCTGAAACCGCCGAGCGCCTGATTGCCGGTAACAAGCAGATGTGCCTGAATTGGGGAGTGGCGCAATGA
- a CDS encoding IclR family transcriptional regulator codes for MSPVSASSARMPTSVDKTLRALQALAGHEVHGLSPADLAERLKVAPSWISQVMPALEAEHWVERIPDTGRWRLGVAPVRIGLTAAQHLQRARTELDSLTSRYLGSAQ; via the coding sequence ATGAGCCCCGTCTCTGCCTCCTCCGCTCGCATGCCCACCTCGGTGGATAAAACCCTGCGTGCCCTGCAAGCCCTGGCCGGCCACGAAGTGCATGGCCTCTCTCCCGCCGACCTGGCCGAGCGCCTGAAGGTGGCGCCGAGCTGGATCAGCCAAGTGATGCCGGCCCTCGAAGCCGAGCACTGGGTCGAGCGCATCCCTGACACCGGCCGCTGGCGCCTGGGTGTGGCCCCGGTACGCATCGGCCTGACCGCAGCGCAACACCTGCAACGCGCTCGCACCGAGCTGGACAGCCTGACCAGCCGTTACCTGGGGAGCGCGCAATGA
- a CDS encoding recombination-associated protein RdgC produces the protein MFKNLILYAITGTNPARCADLIPALVREEFRPCEPAKEHSAGWVDPADPSATRGALVQPLFCHGWMLAYKTETKKVPTQALKARVAEMAEAIYKETGRRPGKTAAKDLAEAAKFELLPRAFALQETTLVWLDTDNGWLALDCASAKRGADIVTALVRMIPGLVVTPVQTQVSPAAAMSTWLGSGDAPWSFGLCLGRSAELHRQDETRAKVRYVNHSLVTDEVRAHVREGYTAKQLALEWDTRMTFVLTDAWTLRNVALTDVVLEENKTAGGPGWPDAEEVWRTDAVLMTAELQRMLADLMNALGGKLAIGQPAATAQA, from the coding sequence ATGTTCAAGAACCTGATTTTGTACGCCATCACCGGCACCAACCCTGCCCGGTGCGCCGACCTGATTCCTGCGCTGGTGCGCGAGGAGTTCCGCCCCTGCGAGCCGGCCAAGGAACATTCGGCTGGTTGGGTTGATCCGGCCGACCCGAGCGCGACCCGAGGCGCTTTGGTGCAGCCGTTGTTCTGCCACGGCTGGATGCTGGCCTACAAGACCGAAACCAAGAAGGTGCCCACCCAGGCGCTGAAGGCGCGGGTGGCAGAGATGGCCGAGGCCATCTACAAGGAAACCGGGCGCCGCCCCGGCAAGACGGCTGCCAAGGATTTGGCCGAAGCAGCCAAGTTTGAGCTGTTGCCCCGTGCGTTTGCCCTCCAAGAAACCACGCTGGTGTGGCTGGACACGGACAACGGCTGGCTGGCATTGGACTGCGCCAGCGCCAAGCGCGGCGCGGACATCGTGACGGCGCTGGTGCGGATGATCCCCGGCCTTGTGGTGACGCCAGTGCAGACGCAGGTTTCCCCGGCTGCGGCCATGTCCACCTGGCTGGGCAGCGGTGATGCACCCTGGTCGTTTGGCCTGTGCCTGGGCCGCTCCGCCGAGCTGCACCGTCAGGACGAAACCCGCGCCAAGGTGCGCTACGTCAACCACTCGCTGGTGACGGACGAAGTGCGTGCCCATGTGCGTGAGGGCTACACCGCCAAGCAACTGGCGTTGGAGTGGGATACCCGGATGACCTTTGTGCTCACCGATGCCTGGACGCTGCGGAACGTGGCCCTCACCGATGTGGTGCTGGAAGAGAACAAGACGGCGGGCGGCCCCGGCTGGCCTGACGCCGAGGAGGTTTGGCGCACCGATGCGGTGCTGATGACCGCCGAGCTGCAACGCATGTTGGCCGACTTGATGAACGCCCTGGGCGGCAAGTTGGCGATCGGGCAACCCGCTGCCACCGCCCAGGCGTAA
- a CDS encoding DDE-type integrase/transposase/recombinase: MPPSHQISADQVLYLHEVRTRLDKAAHGECGAIADEAAAQLGVTRSTIHRLLAEQLGRDTGRKRRSDAGKRGVTHDELMKISAALMGTFRRKGINRMTADDAVELLRHDTVGLISTQLSTSRLLVLLREAGLHPDQLRLPEPAIQVATEHPNQFWQVDASVCVVYYLSNATGLQVMDEKKFYKNKPANITRVQEERLIRYTAADVNSHDFLTRYYLGSESAANLGEFLIWAFGDKGGRHPMHGVPLHLEFDPGAANTSAPVLNLCERLKSKVLVHERHRSRSNGSVEKAHHLVEIHFELASLRFAKVASLDDLNDKALLWSHWYCGTKNHSRYGRPRHAQWLTITADQLRIAPPADVMRRLMRAHPIKRKVDTNLEITFALRGADGKVSRHSYRVRHLPGVKAGDMVPVVADPYHPPSVEVGYVDGSTGRLAWMPFEAVTFTSAGYATDAPQRGQELRAAPRGLLDVNRDAVVQTAYGGDTLDEAKERQEKGGLVFAGQVDPFAMHKADAAQLPTYMPKRGHQVAVEDRAVSTRRLTVPEACQELKRRLGERYTPQVYGWVQARFGADGVPEDQLETLAEQLAPSAPAAQPVAPMPLRAVGGL, encoded by the coding sequence ATGCCTCCGAGCCATCAAATTTCAGCCGATCAAGTGCTGTACCTGCACGAGGTACGCACCCGGCTGGACAAGGCCGCGCACGGCGAGTGCGGCGCCATTGCGGATGAGGCGGCGGCGCAGCTTGGCGTGACGCGCAGCACCATCCACCGCCTACTGGCCGAGCAGCTCGGCCGGGACACGGGGCGCAAGCGCCGCAGCGATGCGGGCAAGCGTGGCGTGACCCACGATGAGCTGATGAAGATCAGCGCGGCGCTGATGGGCACCTTCCGACGCAAAGGCATCAACCGCATGACCGCCGATGACGCGGTGGAGCTGCTGCGCCACGACACGGTGGGGCTCATCAGCACCCAGCTTTCCACCAGCAGGCTGCTGGTGCTGCTGCGCGAAGCCGGGCTGCACCCCGACCAGTTGCGCCTGCCGGAGCCGGCGATTCAGGTGGCCACGGAGCACCCGAACCAGTTCTGGCAAGTGGATGCATCGGTGTGCGTTGTTTATTACCTCAGCAACGCCACCGGGTTGCAGGTGATGGACGAAAAGAAGTTCTACAAGAATAAGCCGGCGAATATCACCCGCGTCCAGGAAGAACGGTTGATTCGGTATACCGCCGCCGATGTGAACTCCCATGATTTCCTGACCCGGTATTACCTGGGCAGTGAATCAGCGGCCAACCTGGGTGAGTTTCTGATCTGGGCGTTTGGTGACAAGGGCGGACGCCACCCGATGCACGGGGTGCCGCTGCATCTGGAGTTCGACCCAGGTGCGGCCAACACCTCGGCGCCGGTGCTCAACCTGTGCGAGCGCCTGAAGTCCAAGGTGCTGGTGCATGAGCGTCACCGCTCACGCTCCAACGGCAGCGTGGAGAAGGCCCACCACCTGGTGGAAATCCACTTCGAGCTGGCCAGCCTGCGCTTTGCCAAAGTGGCCAGCCTGGACGACTTGAACGACAAGGCGCTGCTGTGGAGCCACTGGTACTGCGGCACGAAGAACCACAGCCGCTACGGGCGCCCGCGCCATGCGCAATGGTTGACGATCACCGCTGACCAACTGCGCATCGCTCCCCCGGCGGATGTGATGCGCCGCCTGATGCGGGCGCACCCGATCAAGCGCAAGGTGGACACGAATCTGGAGATCACCTTCGCCTTGCGTGGGGCCGATGGCAAGGTGAGCCGCCACAGCTACCGCGTGCGCCACTTGCCGGGCGTGAAGGCTGGGGACATGGTGCCGGTGGTGGCCGACCCGTACCACCCGCCCAGCGTCGAGGTTGGCTATGTGGACGGCAGCACCGGGCGCCTGGCGTGGATGCCGTTCGAGGCGGTGACGTTCACCAGTGCCGGATACGCCACCGACGCACCGCAGCGCGGCCAGGAACTGCGCGCCGCGCCGCGTGGCTTGCTGGACGTGAACCGGGATGCGGTGGTGCAAACCGCCTACGGCGGCGACACGCTGGACGAAGCCAAGGAACGCCAAGAAAAGGGTGGCCTTGTGTTTGCCGGGCAGGTTGACCCGTTTGCCATGCACAAGGCGGATGCCGCCCAACTGCCCACTTACATGCCCAAGCGCGGGCACCAAGTGGCGGTGGAAGACCGGGCGGTATCCACCCGCCGCCTGACGGTGCCCGAGGCGTGCCAAGAGCTGAAGCGCCGCCTGGGCGAGCGCTACACGCCCCAGGTGTACGGCTGGGTGCAAGCCCGGTTCGGCGCCGACGGCGTGCCCGAAGACCAACTCGAAACCCTGGCCGAGCAACTGGCGCCAAGCGCACCCGCTGCCCAGCCCGTGGCCCCGATGCCGCTGCGTGCGGTGGGAGGTTTGTGA
- a CDS encoding ExeA family protein, with protein MTPNTHPLRLHTVLTASRLSLRQVAEPAGISPAGLSQLALHGQWPKRRDQAELRQAVTRSLADLGVPTEQLDHLFEPLPDATQTAPSTTDKPSLLPPLRRAHRAGTHPNTRTTPNQEDTMLIAKQSLTTDARKHFKLFTGPFDDEVTQDAHLFANAEIRFVREMVWQAALNARMLALVGESGSGKTTILGDLKERIQRENKLLKIIAPSVVGMADKDTKGKPLKSSDILAAIVLDLDPKATVAQTSEARTRQVLKLLEEHRKAGWAHVLVLEEAHDSPSTTLNQFKRLHERMRVGRAPLLGILMVGHQELADKLQKNDVREVLQRTEIVELRPLGVKSGDLAAYMAHRVKAYCGRELGELFELDAIAALATRLQGDIYPLAINNLSNRALNQAAELGAPVVTADVVRMA; from the coding sequence ATGACCCCCAACACCCACCCCCTGCGCCTGCACACCGTGCTGACCGCCTCGCGGTTGAGCCTGCGCCAAGTGGCTGAACCGGCGGGCATTTCACCGGCAGGTTTGTCACAACTGGCGCTGCATGGGCAGTGGCCCAAGCGCCGCGATCAGGCCGAACTGCGCCAGGCCGTCACCCGCTCGCTCGCTGACCTGGGCGTGCCAACCGAGCAGCTTGATCACCTGTTCGAGCCGCTACCGGATGCCACCCAAACCGCCCCCAGCACCACCGACAAGCCCTCTCTGTTGCCCCCGCTGCGCCGCGCCCATCGGGCTGGCACCCACCCCAACACCCGCACCACACCCAACCAGGAAGACACCATGCTGATCGCCAAACAGAGCCTGACCACCGACGCTCGCAAGCACTTCAAGTTGTTCACCGGCCCGTTCGACGACGAGGTGACACAAGACGCTCACCTGTTCGCCAATGCCGAAATCCGGTTCGTGCGCGAAATGGTGTGGCAAGCCGCACTCAACGCCCGCATGTTGGCCCTGGTAGGCGAGAGTGGCTCAGGCAAGACCACCATCCTGGGCGACCTGAAAGAGCGCATCCAGCGCGAGAACAAACTGCTCAAGATCATCGCCCCCAGCGTGGTGGGCATGGCCGACAAAGACACCAAGGGCAAGCCGCTCAAGAGCAGCGACATCCTGGCGGCCATCGTGCTCGACCTCGACCCCAAAGCCACCGTGGCCCAAACCTCCGAGGCGCGCACCCGCCAAGTGTTGAAACTGCTGGAAGAACATCGCAAGGCGGGCTGGGCGCATGTACTGGTTCTGGAAGAGGCGCACGACTCACCCTCCACCACCCTCAACCAGTTCAAGCGTTTGCATGAGCGCATGCGCGTGGGTCGGGCTCCACTGCTGGGCATCCTGATGGTGGGCCACCAGGAGCTGGCCGACAAACTGCAAAAGAACGATGTGCGCGAAGTGCTGCAACGCACCGAGATCGTCGAACTGCGCCCGCTGGGTGTGAAGTCGGGCGACCTGGCCGCCTACATGGCCCACCGCGTCAAAGCCTACTGTGGTCGGGAGTTGGGCGAACTGTTCGAGCTGGACGCTATCGCGGCCCTGGCCACGCGGCTGCAAGGCGACATCTACCCGCTGGCCATCAACAATTTGTCCAACCGGGCGCTGAATCAGGCCGCCGAGCTGGGCGCCCCGGTGGTGACTGCTGACGTGGTGCG